A window from Plectropomus leopardus isolate mb unplaced genomic scaffold, YSFRI_Pleo_2.0 unplaced_scaffold20382, whole genome shotgun sequence encodes these proteins:
- the LOC121965528 gene encoding transmembrane protein 238-like, with protein MEPVYRGLGRCVCCFWLAVAFDIVGLAVLLLGVFVNVFFYDLLIYAGAIVIFLSLIWWVFWYSGNIEVPPAELEDDVGLLKKDKGGLSAVSGAVRRLSSRVSSGIRNSFRRNGAPASGRAARAHRSAGGPHADQVAVAMATMTPREDTPHTTVSSVAGCDVEMPHTTTETSPT; from the coding sequence ATGGAGCCGGTGTACCGGGGTCTGGGCCGCTGCGTGTGCTGTTTCTGGCTCGCGGTGGCCTTTGACATTGTGGGACTGGCGGTGCTGCTCCTCGGGGTGTTCGTTAACGTCTTCTTCTATGACCTGCTCATCTACGCCGGCGCCATCGTCATCTTCCTCAGCCTCATCTGGTGGGTGTTCTGGTACTCCGGGAACATCGAGGTGCCCCCGGCCGAGCTCGAGGATGATGTGGGCTTACTGAAGAAGGACAAGGGCGGTCTGAGCGCTGTCAGCGGGGCGGTGAGGCGCCTGTCCAGCCGCGTGTCCAGCGGCATCAGGAACTCGTTCCGGAGGAACGGAGCACCGGCCAGCGGCCGCGCGGCCCGCGCGCACAGGTCAGCCGGAGGGCCGCACGCGGACCAGGTGGCTGTTGCTATGGCAACGATGACCCCACGGGAGGATACCCCGCACACAACTGTCTCCTCAGTGGCTGG